A genomic window from Sphingobacterium spiritivorum includes:
- a CDS encoding SusC/RagA family TonB-linked outer membrane protein: MRKHLLLLLAMLVCLLDVVTAQELTISGLVTSQEDGKPILGASIKVVGTAVGAVTDAGGKYKIKAAKGQTLSFSYIGMLPVTRVVGESSTIDIALSPDMKGLDEVVVTAMGIERNKKSLTYSVQTVKGDDLRDANQSNVLNALQGQIAGAQISSSGGSPGLPTEIILRGSSTLTGDNQPLMIVDGIRVSNSSANGTVNRIADFNPADIEDISILKGAAAAALYGIDAASGAIIITTKKGKAGAMQINGSYKAFVETMGRTPRQQGIYTTGTGGVYDETSGSSWGRKFRYDETVYNNIDRFFQTALTHDVNLNVNGGSEKLNYYMSGGYRNAGSMVPNTEQEKINFLLKGTAKLSSKLELTTSANYIKNNIQEGLGGVNSGGWINSILTYPLRYDILSYQKPNGEPLYSYIEAEDDGRNAMISPMWGVMRNPRNNDVERFVVNGRIDYKVADWVRLSYQLGQDFTASKYRIITTPGTPGTYFDGRVSESNTNTKYTTSIFNATFDRKFYNDFRATLILGGTSDYFDSKGVGYMGESLLVRDIFSPNVVERENLSLTDTWSRRQRYAIYGDFKLEYKNIVSVGVTGRNDWSSTLPKNARSFYSPSYSGSFSYSELFDHDSWFGKVRVSYAKVGKDAPIYRTNTNLVQAQTQGGGFVTSATGGNPDLRPEKTSEFEIGSELSLFKNRLNLDLTYYERKSIDMIMTPRVPLPSGYVIMTFNAGSLRNRGIEASLSGTPIKKDDFTWSSTLNAWRNTSKMLEFAGDIVTFKYTNAQLTAGTAATTLNDAVLGIVGTDYKRTDEGYVVVNAEGYPIIDSKEKYIGNREPEFNIGWMNKFRYKDVSLSFLWDFRFGGDILNASRQRMMSVGTAYDIGEWRDKEFVFNGVVQQNDGTYVKNEKSVVMDYSYFANNYYQVGTNFVEKVNWARVRYITLSYALPKMWSKRLGVNNLSLELSAQNPFVITNYSGGDPEVNSAGPNAGGSGASTMGVDNGAIPLPKSYSFGFNISL; this comes from the coding sequence ATGAGAAAACATCTACTATTGCTGCTGGCAATGCTAGTGTGCCTTTTGGATGTGGTAACTGCTCAGGAGCTAACAATTTCTGGTTTAGTCACATCGCAGGAGGATGGAAAACCTATTTTGGGCGCTTCAATTAAAGTCGTAGGTACTGCTGTAGGAGCAGTGACCGATGCAGGTGGTAAGTATAAGATCAAGGCTGCTAAAGGGCAGACTCTTTCTTTTAGTTACATTGGAATGTTGCCTGTCACACGTGTGGTCGGCGAATCTTCTACTATAGACATTGCTTTGTCGCCCGACATGAAAGGTCTGGATGAGGTAGTGGTTACAGCAATGGGAATTGAGCGTAATAAAAAGAGCCTTACCTATTCCGTGCAGACTGTAAAAGGAGACGATCTCCGGGATGCCAATCAATCGAATGTCCTGAATGCATTACAAGGGCAGATCGCAGGAGCGCAGATCTCATCTTCCGGAGGTTCGCCGGGACTACCTACAGAAATTATCCTTCGGGGATCAAGTACACTTACAGGAGACAACCAGCCCCTGATGATCGTGGATGGTATCCGTGTGAGTAATTCTTCCGCTAATGGAACGGTCAACCGGATTGCGGATTTTAATCCTGCCGATATTGAGGATATTTCCATATTGAAAGGAGCGGCTGCGGCAGCACTTTATGGTATTGATGCCGCTTCCGGTGCAATCATTATTACAACTAAAAAAGGAAAAGCCGGAGCGATGCAGATCAACGGTTCGTACAAGGCGTTTGTCGAGACTATGGGGCGTACACCTCGTCAGCAAGGGATTTATACTACCGGAACAGGAGGAGTATATGATGAAACCTCAGGAAGTTCATGGGGTCGGAAATTTAGATATGATGAGACCGTGTACAATAATATAGATCGCTTCTTTCAGACAGCGCTGACACATGATGTCAACCTGAATGTCAATGGGGGTAGTGAGAAATTAAATTACTATATGTCCGGAGGATACCGCAATGCCGGATCTATGGTGCCGAATACGGAGCAGGAAAAAATCAACTTCCTGTTGAAAGGAACGGCTAAATTAAGTTCGAAACTGGAACTGACCACATCTGCAAATTACATCAAAAACAATATTCAGGAAGGTCTGGGGGGAGTAAACTCTGGTGGATGGATCAATAGTATTCTGACTTATCCGCTCAGATACGATATCCTTTCGTATCAGAAACCAAATGGAGAACCCTTGTATTCGTATATTGAGGCAGAAGATGATGGGCGTAATGCGATGATCTCACCTATGTGGGGTGTAATGCGTAATCCGCGAAACAACGATGTGGAACGTTTTGTCGTCAATGGAAGAATCGATTACAAAGTTGCAGACTGGGTAAGACTTTCGTATCAATTGGGACAGGATTTTACAGCATCCAAATACCGGATTATCACTACGCCGGGAACTCCGGGAACCTACTTTGATGGCCGGGTTTCAGAATCCAATACAAATACAAAATATACAACGTCGATATTCAATGCCACATTTGACCGTAAATTCTATAATGACTTCCGTGCCACGTTGATCTTGGGAGGAACAAGCGATTATTTTGATAGTAAAGGTGTCGGCTATATGGGCGAAAGCCTGCTCGTAAGGGATATCTTCTCTCCGAATGTCGTGGAGCGTGAAAACCTTAGCCTTACAGACACTTGGTCCAGACGTCAGCGTTATGCAATCTATGGAGATTTCAAACTGGAATATAAAAACATCGTTTCTGTTGGGGTAACCGGACGTAATGACTGGTCTTCCACTTTACCTAAAAATGCACGGTCATTCTATTCTCCATCCTACTCCGGTAGTTTTAGTTATAGCGAACTGTTTGATCATGATTCCTGGTTTGGTAAAGTACGTGTGAGTTATGCCAAAGTAGGTAAGGATGCTCCTATTTATCGTACCAATACCAATCTGGTACAAGCGCAGACACAGGGAGGCGGATTCGTGACCAGTGCTACAGGAGGTAATCCGGACCTGAGACCGGAGAAAACCAGTGAATTTGAGATCGGATCAGAATTAAGTTTGTTTAAAAACCGACTGAATCTGGATTTGACCTACTATGAGCGTAAGAGTATTGATATGATTATGACTCCACGCGTGCCTCTGCCTTCAGGATATGTTATTATGACTTTCAATGCAGGTTCACTGCGTAATCGTGGAATCGAAGCTTCCCTTAGCGGAACGCCAATTAAAAAAGATGATTTTACATGGTCATCAACACTAAACGCATGGCGTAATACTTCGAAAATGTTAGAATTTGCGGGAGATATCGTGACATTCAAGTACACCAATGCACAACTTACTGCCGGTACAGCCGCAACGACACTTAATGATGCCGTGTTGGGAATTGTGGGTACTGATTATAAAAGAACAGATGAAGGGTATGTTGTTGTAAATGCAGAGGGTTACCCGATCATAGATTCTAAAGAAAAGTATATCGGTAACCGCGAACCTGAATTTAATATCGGTTGGATGAACAAGTTTCGGTATAAAGATGTCAGTCTTTCTTTTCTGTGGGATTTCAGATTCGGAGGAGATATTCTGAATGCCAGCCGTCAGCGCATGATGTCTGTAGGTACAGCATATGATATCGGAGAATGGAGAGATAAAGAGTTTGTGTTCAATGGTGTTGTGCAGCAAAATGACGGAACGTATGTCAAGAATGAGAAATCCGTCGTGATGGATTACAGTTACTTTGCAAACAACTACTATCAGGTAGGAACCAACTTTGTTGAAAAAGTGAACTGGGCTCGTGTGCGTTATATCACATTAAGCTATGCATTGCCGAAGATGTGGTCCAAACGATTGGGTGTAAATAATCTGAGTCTGGAACTGTCTGCGCAGAATCCTTTCGTTATTACTAATTATTCGGGAGGAGATCCGGAGGTAAACAGTGCCGGACCAAATGCAGGTGGCTCGGGAGCCAGTACGATGGGGGTGGACAATGGGGCTATT